TCAACCTTATGTTCTTGATGTTGTCAAGAAGGTAAGTTCATCTTCCTCAGTTCAATTAATGGGGCAATAACCTATGAAATACATCCATTTGTCTTGCATATTCCTCTTCAAAAGCATAGTATTTGGTTAGCTCTGTAGTTTAATGTCTGAATGAGAGGCAAAAAAGGACTAATTTGgattttatattcatttacATTGTGACTCATGTCGCATAGGCTGAGAACCTTATGCTACagaggggagaaaacaaagagGTACATCTGTGAtgattaaatttcatattttgagAGAACCATTTTGATTGTCATGGATTTCTCACTGCTTAGTCACAATGCACAGTATCTTCCAATAGAAGGTTTGGCTGCGTTCAACAAAGTCACAGCAGAGTTGTTGTTTGGTGCTGACAACGAAGTGATTCAACAAAAAAGGGTATCACACATcttgtttcttttcttcataagaaatatttttctGCATCAGCGTGaactttatttcattttgtttctgTTCAGTATAacatattttctttgttttattttaggTTGCAACTGTTCAGGGTCTTTCAGGAACTGGATCCTTACGACTTGCAGCAGCACTGATAGAGCGTTATTTCCCTGGCTCAAAAGTTCTGATATCATCTCCAACATGGGGTGTGCATCATAGTTCTTTTGAATTTATTTCTGGTATTTTTAAATCCTGATTAtgatgctattattattattattgcaggTAATCACAAGAATATTTTCAATGATGCCAGAGTACCCTGGTCTGAATATCGCTATTATGATCCAAAAACAGTTGGTTTGGATTTTGAAGGAATGTTAGAAGACATAAAGGTCATTGTTGCCTTCACATCTCTTTCATATTAACTGCCAAAAAGCAAAACTGAAAttggaaatcatttttatttcctACTTCCTAATATTTCTGTATGAGAGTTTATAGTTTTTCCCTGTTGGGTGGCCTCACTGGTAGATAGTCACCTAAAGAGAAGCTCAAAATATTCTGGAATACAACCCTTTCCACCTTTTCTTTCCCATTCTACTGTGAATTAGACTTGCTGCAGTAATTATTCATGCCATTTCCTCATAAAAAGAGTTTAATTCATTTAGGAAGAGGAAATGCATTGTATGTATGATGCTATATATTGCACAGTATATTTGTGTCACACTCATGCAGCTGTAGGCTGCTGTAATCCATCTCATTTATGCAATTACACCTGTTTGTTCCAATCATTTTTGTTTGGAAATTTTAGAGTTAAGAGCAATATGTTCCAATCCCCCTTATGCAATTAAAGTTGGCTGTTCAATCATTCTTGCTTGGAAATTCCGAGTTATTacatttctttgttttattttactCAACAAACCATAGTGCGTGGAAAAAAAATCTGTCTGACGTATATAAAACAGAGGGGGTATTTACTGtaatttcatcttcttccatgAATCACATTCTAAATCTTATGCCACTAGTTGTTAACAGGCTGCCCCAGATGGATCATTCATTTTGCTGCATGGATGTGCTCACAACCCAACTGGTATTGATCCTACACCTGAACAGTGGGAAAAGATTGCAGACTTAATCCAAGAGAAGAACCACATTCCGTTTTTTGATGTTGCCTATCAGGTATTTTCTTATACATGTTCTGGACTCTGGACTGTAGTTCACATTATTCAAATTTGTTTGGAGATCAAAAGTATCAGATATGTGACTGGAATTATTAAGGTTACTTAATAGCTTTGCAGTGTTTCAGAATGAGAATACATTACCATTGAATTGTACCACAGTCcaaatcatttttcaattctatACTGTACTGCAGGGATTTGCGAGTGGTAGCCTCGATGCAGATGCATCATCCGTGAGAATGTTTGCTGCACGCGGGTTGGAGCTGCTTGTTGCACAGTCATACAGTAAGAATCTGGGTCTTTATGCTGAAAGGATTGGAGCTATCAATGTTGTTTGCTCGTCAGCAGATGCAGCAGCAAGGTACAAAACCCTCCCATACATGGAGCTAGGACTGTTGCAATTAGAATTTCGTGTCAGAGCCAATAAAATGTTTATGTTAtgatttaaactattaatatgTACGTGTGCTTTATCATAGGGTGAAAAGCCAACTGAAGAGGCTGGCACGGCCAATGTACTCAAATCCTCCCGTACACGGAGCTAGGATTGTTGCCAATGTCGTAGGAAACCCTGAGCTCTTCAATGAATGGAAACAAGAGATGGAAATGATGGCAGGGAGGATAAAGAGTGTGAGGCAAAAACTATACGACAGCCTGTCTTCGAAGGACAAGAGTGGGAAGGACTGGACATTTATTCTGAAGCAGATTGGCATGTTTTCCTTTACCGGCCTGAACAAAGCTCAGGTGATTCCCCCATAAACTTACGTTTTATCATTTCTTCTTACTCTTTACTTTTATAATGCTAGATATCTCTTATATATTTGCCAATcttgatttatttaattcagTGCACAACACCCCGTTTCAGACTTGTATACCAATGCCGGCATGTATTCACCAGTAGTTTCATCtgattcattttttctttcttttgactAATCAGAGTGAAAACATGACGAATAAGTGGCATGTATACATGACCTTAGATGGAAGAATATCCTTGGCTGGCTTATCTGCAGCGAAGTGCGAATATCTTGCAGATGCCATCATTGATTCATATTACAATGTCAGCTAGATAAGACTAGAAGTACATTTTCATAGCAATTTTGATGAGTCACTATGTTTCACTCTTTGATCCAATGACTTTAACGAATCTTGTAATAATAGTTGTTCAGCATGATGATTTACTCATCAATTAGAAGAGCCATTGGATTCAGAATATATTGTAATAATGGTTATTCAATGTTAGGTTGTGCCAATAAATTTTGGAACTTATAAATGTAAGGCTTTGTGTAAGGCTGTCCTCAACCTTCAAAGTCTAGACATTCAAGGTGAggtgaaataaaaaaaataatttttcttttctttgttttccacCGTGGATTGCAACTTGCAAGTTGCataaggccttcctcaatagttacCGGTTTTTAGAAGATTTTgcaagtgtgattaggaaagagaaaatgagagtggaggaaaaaaaacgctgaaaaaaaaaatttacatttacatgcCCAGGCGGGAGCGAGAACTGTGCCTCACTGCAGCCGTGAGGCGCAATGTAACCTACAAAACTTGCCAAAATCTCCCCTTTGCAGGAGAAAAAACCACCTAAATACCACCCctcacatttgttaaaaatccATTTTCTAGATTTTACTATTCGAAAATTCCCTAGAACCCACAAATGGGGATGGCCTAAACAGCAATCCTATTTGTTTGGGTTTTTCAATGGttcttcaagaaaaaaaaacaaatgagtaCTTACGTGCCTAACTGACGTGGACAACTGCCAAGAAAAAAACCAAATAAGTACTTACGTGCATAGCTGGCGTGTGCGTTGCGTGCCAGGTGCTTGTGACGTGCACTAGAGGCAAAgcagtcaatttttttttttttgtgggataATGAGTCCCACAAAAATACATTACTTTGTAGTAAATTTTCcctctttctcttcttctctctccacCTATGCATTAAAGCtgcaaaaatcccaaaaaataACAAATGTAGATGCTCTAATATGCACCTGTAATTTTTACTACCAAATGACAGCAAaagcaaattattattattattattattattattattattatatattgaaaaatatatgaatttattattgtGAGGTGAAAGTGGAACcatttttgaaagtgagagtATCTCACAAATGTAGAATACATAGGGAAAGAATTGCAAATTTGATGATTTGGTAGTATGatacacttttgaaagtgagagaatatTGCAAGGATATGGATAGCTTAAAAGATTTTTTTGTGATATGTCAATCCCATTAAATTTAGTTGGTAGTTGTATTAGATATTAATCATGAAACTGTTATAGGTAAATGATATAGTTTTGTTGTATTAAGAAAACATAGAAGATCATGCAATT
This region of Ipomoea triloba cultivar NCNSP0323 chromosome 15, ASM357664v1 genomic DNA includes:
- the LOC116007293 gene encoding aspartate aminotransferase P2, mitochondrial, encoding MASTAFTLASASPSVSLSLQDKLKAKPKLRDYGQCALFGNATKSHGRMRMVAAVNVSRFEGITMAPPDPILGVSEAFRADTDEMKLNLGVGAYRTEELQPYVLDVVKKAENLMLQRGENKEYLPIEGLAAFNKVTAELLFGADNEVIQQKRVATVQGLSGTGSLRLAAALIERYFPGSKVLISSPTWGNHKNIFNDARVPWSEYRYYDPKTVGLDFEGMLEDIKAAPDGSFILLHGCAHNPTGIDPTPEQWEKIADLIQEKNHIPFFDVAYQGFASGSLDADASSVRMFAARGLELLVAQSYSKNLGLYAERIGAINVVCSSADAAARVKSQLKRLARPMYSNPPVHGARIVANVVGNPELFNEWKQEMEMMAGRIKSVRQKLYDSLSSKDKSGKDWTFILKQIGMFSFTGLNKAQSENMTNKWHVYMTLDGRISLAGLSAAKCEYLADAIIDSYYNVS